From a single Chitinophaga sp. Cy-1792 genomic region:
- a CDS encoding DUF2339 domain-containing protein → MPVLMIEVFIFLFLVLVLVILFTFKGDTTRSLEQLNVRLDDLEGLLKQTLQTPKDKPVITTSVPPVTPQVRPVAPAPPKPVQDKLMPPPVREIPPLPVNIPPAAVPSQKITVPEVTTAIEPENLLSDIPSTPGFWERNPDLEKFIGENLFNKIGIAILVLGIGFFLKYAIDKDWINEIGRTFIGFITAGLLLGLSYRLRKTFAAFSSVLVGGGVAVLYFTISIAFHQYHLFSQGIAFGLTILVTAFTVLLSVAYDRQELAVIAVLGGFGAPFFVSTGNGNIIALFTYILILNIGMIVTAWYKKWNVVNVISYVATVVLFGGWLSWQMNGGDPGKPPHYLAGLIFGTCFYVVFFVMNIINNVRNQQRFAWLNITILLSNTLFYYAAGMVLLHNMGQEQLQGLFTALVAVFNCIFAYSLYRNQRVDKVLIFLLIGLVLSFASLTAPVQLHGNYITLFWAAETVLLLWLWQKSGIVLIKYAGAIVHILMLGSLVMDWAQLYYARSAIRMPFLNHAFITGIVVLVAHFMLVRLSRKEDETKPFIDSLSVPVFRTFLTVITGILCYLVFFHEIYYQVSFYSWKLTPVVLGAYNSLALTLLLLYLRNKRIVFVKLAAILCVINILLYPLFYNPASIDVRSAVLAGQMPTITFFVHDIMLMLFCIMLFRLWKALKRIDSWALNTGKYWAFAVIILYLISAGLDHVVVFFSHADAGSQDAVLYRTQRVGYAILWGVYAFVLMYLGLKWKSRTVRIIAIAVFGVTLAKLFLFDFTGLGEGGKIAAFISLGVILLIISFMYQRLKKLLMADEIATIDETTHE, encoded by the coding sequence ATGCCTGTACTTATGATTGAAGTATTTATATTTTTATTCCTGGTTCTGGTGCTGGTGATACTCTTTACATTTAAGGGTGATACTACCAGAAGTCTGGAGCAGCTTAATGTCCGGCTGGATGACCTGGAAGGGTTATTGAAACAGACATTGCAAACACCGAAAGATAAACCTGTTATTACGACAAGCGTTCCACCTGTCACACCACAGGTGCGACCTGTCGCTCCGGCGCCTCCAAAGCCGGTACAGGATAAGTTGATGCCACCACCGGTAAGAGAAATACCGCCATTACCGGTAAATATACCACCCGCTGCAGTACCATCGCAGAAAATTACTGTGCCGGAAGTGACTACTGCAATAGAACCTGAAAATTTACTGTCAGACATACCTTCGACACCGGGCTTCTGGGAGCGTAACCCTGATCTGGAGAAGTTTATCGGTGAGAATCTCTTTAATAAAATTGGTATTGCCATCCTGGTACTCGGTATTGGCTTCTTCTTAAAATATGCTATTGATAAAGACTGGATCAATGAAATCGGGAGGACCTTTATAGGATTTATTACCGCCGGCCTCTTACTGGGATTATCCTATCGGCTGAGGAAAACCTTTGCAGCCTTCAGTTCTGTGCTGGTAGGTGGTGGTGTTGCGGTATTATATTTCACGATCTCCATTGCTTTTCATCAGTACCATCTTTTCAGTCAGGGTATTGCATTCGGACTAACGATACTGGTGACAGCGTTTACCGTATTGCTGTCTGTGGCCTATGACAGGCAGGAACTGGCGGTGATAGCGGTACTGGGCGGCTTTGGTGCACCGTTTTTTGTTAGCACCGGCAACGGTAATATCATTGCTTTATTTACCTATATCCTGATTTTAAATATAGGCATGATCGTTACTGCCTGGTATAAAAAATGGAATGTCGTAAATGTTATCAGCTATGTGGCTACTGTGGTGTTATTTGGTGGATGGCTCAGCTGGCAGATGAACGGAGGCGATCCGGGCAAACCGCCGCATTACCTTGCAGGCCTGATTTTCGGTACCTGCTTCTATGTGGTATTTTTTGTAATGAATATCATCAATAATGTCCGCAACCAACAGCGGTTTGCCTGGCTGAATATCACTATCCTGCTGAGTAATACGCTCTTTTACTATGCGGCCGGTATGGTGCTGCTGCACAATATGGGACAGGAGCAATTACAGGGCCTCTTTACGGCACTGGTGGCAGTGTTTAACTGCATATTTGCGTATAGTCTTTACCGTAATCAACGTGTAGATAAGGTACTTATTTTCCTGCTGATCGGACTGGTACTTTCTTTTGCCAGTCTGACCGCACCTGTTCAGCTTCATGGTAACTATATTACACTCTTCTGGGCTGCCGAAACGGTGCTGCTGCTGTGGCTCTGGCAGAAATCAGGTATCGTACTGATAAAGTATGCCGGCGCTATCGTGCATATACTCATGCTGGGTAGCCTGGTGATGGACTGGGCGCAGTTGTATTATGCGCGTTCAGCTATCAGGATGCCTTTCCTGAATCATGCTTTCATCACTGGAATAGTGGTCCTGGTAGCGCATTTTATGCTCGTGCGGTTATCCAGGAAGGAAGATGAAACAAAGCCATTTATTGATAGTTTGTCTGTTCCTGTATTTCGTACGTTCCTTACTGTTATTACGGGAATACTTTGCTACCTGGTATTCTTTCACGAAATTTATTACCAGGTCAGTTTTTATTCCTGGAAACTGACGCCGGTGGTTCTCGGGGCTTATAACTCACTGGCTTTAACATTACTGCTGCTATACCTACGTAATAAGAGAATCGTTTTTGTGAAGCTGGCTGCTATTTTGTGTGTCATAAATATCCTGTTATATCCGCTGTTTTATAACCCTGCTTCGATAGATGTCCGTTCTGCAGTGTTGGCAGGTCAAATGCCTACCATCACTTTCTTTGTGCATGATATCATGCTCATGTTATTTTGTATAATGCTGTTCCGGTTATGGAAAGCGCTGAAGCGGATAGATAGCTGGGCACTCAATACCGGGAAGTACTGGGCCTTTGCGGTGATCATTCTTTATCTTATCAGCGCGGGGCTGGATCATGTGGTGGTGTTTTTTAGTCATGCAGATGCAGGTAGTCAGGATGCGGTATTATATCGTACGCAACGTGTGGGATATGCCATCTTATGGGGTGTATATGCGTTTGTACTCATGTACCTGGGACTGAAGTGGAAATCACGTACTGTCAGGATTATTGCTATTGCGGTATTCGGAGTTACGCTGGCTAAGTTGTTCCTCTTTGATTTTACGGGCCTGGGAGAAGGAGGAAAGATCGCTGCATTTATCTCCCTGGGAGTAATATTGCTGATTATCTCCTTTATGTACCAACGTTTGAAAAAATTATTAATGGCAGATGAAATTGCCACCATTGATGAAACTACACATGAATAG